One Lacipirellulaceae bacterium DNA window includes the following coding sequences:
- a CDS encoding aminotransferase class V-fold PLP-dependent enzyme produces the protein MSNRLYFDNAATSWPKPECVYEAMDRYQREVGAAAGRGGYTAAIKAQRLVDAARRNCAKLIGASDPKRIVFTSNGTDALNLAIHGTLRKRDHAVTSEAEHNSVLRPLFAAQENLGVAIEYARCDENGLVDLEHLQELIDSGTNLLAINHASNVTGAVQPLERIAEIVRASNAVFLVDAAQTAGHVPIDVEKLGIDLLATSGHKGLLGPLGTGILYIREGLEELLVPSRQGGTGVESLANEQPRQMPERYEAGNLNVPALAGLAASTEFLLNEGVEKIAAHEQALTEQLLTGLQSIPGVEVVGPPAESPRVSVVSFRVNGYDPQELAATLDAAAELQCRAGLHCAPRIHQCLGTADSGGLVRLSLGWSTTADQVDTALAVLAAVLES, from the coding sequence ATGTCCAATCGCCTCTACTTCGATAACGCCGCGACCAGTTGGCCGAAGCCGGAGTGCGTCTACGAGGCAATGGATCGCTACCAACGCGAAGTCGGAGCCGCTGCCGGTCGAGGAGGCTACACGGCGGCGATCAAGGCTCAGCGACTTGTTGACGCAGCCCGCAGAAACTGCGCTAAGCTCATCGGCGCGAGCGATCCCAAGCGAATCGTCTTTACATCCAACGGCACCGATGCGCTGAACTTGGCAATCCACGGCACACTGCGAAAGCGAGATCACGCAGTCACCAGCGAGGCAGAGCATAACTCAGTACTTCGCCCGCTGTTCGCAGCACAAGAAAACCTCGGCGTTGCGATTGAATATGCTCGCTGCGACGAAAACGGTCTTGTTGACTTAGAACATCTTCAAGAGTTAATCGACAGCGGCACAAACCTGCTGGCGATCAACCACGCCTCAAATGTCACCGGCGCTGTCCAACCGTTAGAGCGAATCGCCGAAATCGTACGCGCTTCGAATGCTGTTTTTTTAGTCGATGCAGCTCAGACCGCTGGGCACGTTCCCATCGATGTCGAGAAGCTCGGCATCGACCTCCTTGCCACCAGCGGTCACAAAGGGCTACTTGGTCCGTTAGGTACAGGAATTCTCTACATCCGCGAGGGCCTCGAAGAACTGCTTGTCCCCTCGCGCCAAGGAGGAACGGGTGTGGAGAGTCTGGCGAATGAGCAACCCCGACAGATGCCCGAGCGTTATGAAGCCGGCAACCTCAACGTCCCCGCGCTTGCCGGCTTAGCCGCCTCGACCGAGTTCTTGCTTAACGAAGGCGTGGAAAAGATAGCTGCTCATGAACAGGCTCTTACTGAACAACTCCTCACCGGCTTGCAGTCGATACCCGGCGTCGAAGTCGTGGGCCCCCCCGCGGAGTCGCCCCGCGTGAGCGTTGTGAGCTTCCGAGTCAACGGCTATGATCCTCAAGAACTGGCAGCCACCCTCGACGCGGCCGCGGAGCTACAATGCCGGGCCGGGCTGCACTGCGCCCCACGCATCCACCAATGTCTCGGCACGGCAGACTCCGGTGGGCTCGTGAGATTAAGCCTAGGTTGGTCTACCACCGCGGATCAGGTCGACACCGCGCTCGCCGTCCTCGCCGCTGTACTTGAGAGCTGA
- a CDS encoding potassium channel protein, which translates to MKADMHGFWSKDNAAIRCAVILLCVIAVGTYGFWCTEQSWSLWKSLYFTLITITTVGYGDQGLSDTGQKFAAVMLLFGIGGFTYSITTLVQLAVDREAAQARKLLRTVMQWNNHVIVCGYGRMGQAICEELRSGGKDCAVIEDNEELYEQAIEDGYPAVHGSASEDDSLIQAGVERASSVITAVNNDAENMYVVVSARDLNPHCSILSRAETTSAARKMERAGASFVVLPHMMAGESVASAVLNPRLTSAMQASLNADDRLTLGEAVIEKGSPLIDQTIMDYGREAGDLVFVAIESADGTLKMRPRGDQVFQEGDVVFCAGRNEDLQVIREAAGGSLLTI; encoded by the coding sequence ATGAAAGCAGACATGCACGGCTTCTGGAGCAAAGACAACGCCGCGATCCGCTGCGCAGTCATCCTGCTGTGCGTCATCGCCGTTGGCACCTACGGATTCTGGTGCACGGAGCAAAGTTGGTCTCTTTGGAAATCCTTGTACTTCACGCTGATCACGATCACAACGGTCGGCTACGGGGACCAGGGGCTTTCTGACACTGGCCAAAAGTTTGCCGCTGTCATGCTGCTCTTTGGTATCGGTGGATTCACTTACTCAATCACAACCCTGGTGCAACTCGCGGTTGATCGCGAAGCTGCCCAGGCAAGAAAACTACTGAGGACAGTCATGCAGTGGAACAATCACGTTATCGTTTGCGGATACGGTCGCATGGGCCAAGCCATTTGCGAAGAGCTTCGCAGCGGCGGGAAGGATTGTGCCGTGATCGAGGACAACGAAGAACTCTACGAGCAAGCAATCGAAGACGGCTACCCAGCGGTCCACGGTTCGGCAAGCGAAGATGATTCACTGATCCAAGCAGGCGTCGAACGTGCCTCTTCGGTCATTACCGCGGTGAACAACGATGCAGAGAACATGTACGTCGTGGTCAGCGCGAGAGACCTCAACCCACATTGTTCGATTCTCTCGCGTGCTGAAACCACCAGTGCTGCCCGCAAGATGGAACGTGCCGGCGCTAGTTTTGTCGTGCTTCCCCATATGATGGCTGGCGAAAGCGTGGCCTCTGCCGTGCTGAACCCGCGGCTCACCTCGGCAATGCAAGCGAGCCTGAACGCGGACGATCGCTTAACACTGGGCGAGGCAGTTATTGAAAAAGGCTCGCCGCTGATCGACCAAACCATCATGGACTACGGTCGCGAAGCCGGCGACCTCGTTTTTGTTGCCATCGAAAGTGCCGACGGCACCCTAAAAATGCGTCCCCGCGGAGATCAAGTGTTCCAAGAAGGGGACGTGGTTTTCTGTGCAGGTCGTAACGAAGACTTACAAGTCATTCGCGAAGCAGCAGGCGGAAGTCTGCTGACGATCTAA
- a CDS encoding DUF309 domain-containing protein, with translation MSTEASPFDPLYLKGIEYFNECEFFEAHEVWEELWTEYRGDLRKFYQGLIQTAVALHHFGNGNIRGAKKVYTSSCKYLEEYRPGRQGLDLEAFLTQFEKCFREVLDSEEEYPSIEIDPETIPEIHLDPNLAEV, from the coding sequence ATGTCTACCGAAGCGTCTCCGTTCGATCCTCTTTATCTCAAGGGCATCGAATACTTCAACGAGTGTGAGTTCTTTGAGGCTCACGAAGTATGGGAAGAACTCTGGACGGAATACCGCGGAGATCTCAGGAAGTTCTATCAGGGACTGATTCAGACCGCAGTTGCGCTGCACCACTTCGGCAACGGCAATATTCGAGGTGCCAAGAAAGTCTATACGTCGAGCTGCAAATACTTGGAAGAGTATCGCCCAGGTCGCCAGGGCCTCGATCTTGAAGCCTTCCTCACTCAGTTTGAGAAATGCTTTCGCGAAGTCCTTGATTCTGAAGAAGAGTATCCGTCAATCGAAATCGATCCCGAAACCATCCCCGAGATTCACCTCGACCCGAATCTCGCCGAAGTCTGA
- the moaA gene encoding GTP 3',8-cyclase MoaA produces MTQKDKRTQLAPLVDNFGRIHTNLRLSVTDRCNIRCFYCMPAENVQFKPREELLTFEEIVRFVQAVVPLGINKLRITGGEPLVRRDLDQLIGQLKRLDGLQDIALTTNGILLAEQAQSLKDSGLDRLNISLDSLDEEVFQQITRRTGSDAVLEGIAAAQKVGFEKIRLNAIAIRGLTEQEIVPLGRFAFERGLELRFIEFMPLDADGAWEQADVLTGEEIRNTLEAEFGQLEPTSRLDPSQPAIDYQLTSGTGRVGFINPVSQPFCGSCNRLRLTAEGKVRNCLFSHEEWDARELLRGKATDQELQHVVRSAVDAKARAHGINDADFQQPVRAMYQIGG; encoded by the coding sequence ATGACCCAAAAAGACAAGCGAACACAGCTCGCCCCGCTGGTGGATAACTTTGGACGAATTCACACGAACTTGCGGCTCAGCGTCACAGACCGCTGCAACATCCGCTGCTTCTATTGCATGCCGGCTGAAAACGTGCAGTTTAAACCTCGCGAAGAGTTGCTCACGTTCGAAGAGATCGTCCGTTTCGTTCAAGCCGTCGTTCCACTTGGCATCAACAAGCTCCGAATCACCGGTGGCGAGCCGTTGGTCCGCCGCGACCTCGATCAACTGATTGGCCAGCTGAAACGGCTCGACGGGCTTCAGGATATTGCCCTAACAACCAACGGCATCCTGCTTGCCGAGCAAGCCCAAAGCCTAAAGGACTCCGGACTGGATCGGCTGAACATTAGTCTCGACTCGCTCGACGAGGAGGTTTTCCAACAGATCACTCGTCGCACGGGATCAGATGCCGTCCTCGAAGGCATCGCCGCAGCACAGAAAGTTGGCTTCGAGAAAATCCGTCTTAACGCGATTGCGATTCGCGGCCTCACCGAGCAGGAAATAGTCCCGCTTGGACGATTTGCGTTCGAGCGCGGCCTAGAACTCCGCTTTATCGAATTCATGCCTTTGGACGCGGACGGTGCCTGGGAGCAAGCCGATGTCCTGACCGGAGAAGAAATCCGCAACACGCTGGAAGCTGAGTTCGGCCAGCTTGAACCAACCTCTCGCCTCGACCCGAGCCAGCCGGCAATCGACTACCAGCTTACTAGTGGAACTGGCCGAGTCGGATTCATCAATCCGGTTAGCCAGCCGTTCTGCGGTTCGTGCAATCGCCTCCGTCTCACCGCGGAAGGCAAGGTGCGCAACTGCTTGTTCTCACACGAAGAGTGGGATGCCAGAGAACTACTTCGTGGCAAAGCAACCGATCAAGAGTTACAGCACGTCGTGCGATCTGCCGTTGATGCGAAAGCTAGAGCCCACGGCATCAACGACGCAGACTTTCAGCAACCCGTACGCGCGATGTACCAAATAGGCGGATAA
- the nth gene encoding endonuclease III → MAPRKTAVNSASSRSSRQAIAQSPLGDHYALKKQASRVLRRLKADYPDAHCALEHESPFQLLIATILSAQCTDKRVNMVTKDLFVQFPRPDDFAAAQVKKIEKAIQSTGFYRNKAKNIKSCCKDLVEKHEGEIPQELEALTKLAGVGRKTANVVLGTGFGLATGVVVDTHVGRLSRRLGLTTNTDAVKVERDLMPLIPKKRWVQFSHQMIDHGRAICDARKPKCEDCSMRKFCPQIGV, encoded by the coding sequence ATGGCACCACGAAAAACAGCAGTGAATTCAGCGTCGTCGAGGTCCTCGCGGCAGGCTATAGCGCAGTCACCACTGGGAGACCATTACGCTCTGAAGAAACAGGCCTCTCGGGTTCTTCGACGCCTTAAGGCCGACTATCCGGATGCCCACTGTGCCCTGGAACACGAGTCTCCTTTTCAGCTTCTGATCGCGACAATCCTCTCCGCACAGTGCACGGATAAGAGAGTCAATATGGTGACCAAGGACCTGTTCGTTCAGTTCCCAAGACCGGACGACTTTGCCGCTGCTCAGGTGAAGAAAATCGAAAAGGCGATTCAGAGCACGGGCTTTTACCGCAACAAGGCGAAGAACATCAAATCCTGCTGCAAGGACCTAGTCGAGAAGCACGAGGGCGAGATCCCACAGGAATTGGAGGCTTTGACGAAGCTTGCTGGAGTGGGGCGAAAGACGGCAAATGTCGTCCTCGGAACCGGATTTGGCCTAGCCACGGGAGTTGTCGTCGACACACATGTTGGCAGACTTAGCCGCAGGTTAGGTCTTACGACGAACACCGACGCTGTGAAAGTCGAGCGGGACCTGATGCCCTTAATCCCCAAGAAGCGATGGGTGCAGTTCTCGCATCAGATGATCGATCACGGCCGAGCGATTTGCGATGCTAGGAAGCCGAAGTGTGAGGATTGCTCAATGAGAAAGTTCTGTCCGCAGATCGGGGTATAG
- the dcd gene encoding dCTP deaminase — translation MILSGREIERRMGDEIVIDPYDPEKLNPNSYNLSLHNELIVYEEVVLDMAKANRIRRIEIPEEGIVLSPNQLYLARTAEKTVTKNLVPQIEGRSSVGRLGLFVHVTAGFGDVGFAGYWTLEMFAVQPVRIYAGVPICQIFYHEITGEFDPYDSKYQHNRDIQPSLLFQELDPQHKNDPQLALDFGLERSHE, via the coding sequence ATGATTCTTTCAGGACGCGAGATTGAACGTCGGATGGGCGATGAGATCGTTATCGATCCCTACGACCCCGAGAAGCTCAATCCCAACAGTTACAACCTGTCGCTCCACAACGAGTTGATCGTTTACGAAGAGGTTGTGCTGGACATGGCGAAGGCGAACCGTATTCGTCGGATCGAAATCCCCGAGGAGGGAATCGTCCTCAGCCCGAATCAGCTCTATCTTGCGCGGACCGCTGAGAAGACGGTCACCAAGAATCTCGTTCCACAGATTGAAGGTCGTTCCTCGGTAGGGCGACTCGGGCTATTTGTCCACGTGACGGCCGGCTTTGGCGACGTCGGCTTTGCAGGCTACTGGACACTTGAGATGTTTGCGGTTCAGCCGGTGCGAATCTATGCAGGCGTGCCAATTTGCCAGATCTTCTACCACGAGATCACGGGCGAATTCGATCCGTACGACAGCAAGTACCAACACAATCGAGACATACAGCCGAGCCTGTTATTCCAGGAGCTCGATCCCCAGCACAAGAACGATCCGCAGTTAGCACTTGATTTTGGTTTGGAGCGTTCGCACGAGTGA
- a CDS encoding molybdenum cofactor biosynthesis protein MoaE, whose translation MIQLTQKPIDSEEVLAAVQNAKAGAVVLFLGTTRQFTGGKETVELHYDAYEEMAKQEMTKLERQARDRWPLVHCAIVHRLGLVPLAQASVAIAVSSAHRGDAFEAGKWLIDTLKEQVPIWKQEHWADGTQEWVHPTLIQQTQAQQTQASSPNAEGEA comes from the coding sequence ATGATCCAGCTCACCCAGAAACCAATCGATTCTGAAGAAGTCCTTGCGGCAGTACAGAATGCCAAAGCAGGAGCTGTCGTATTGTTTCTGGGCACCACACGTCAGTTCACCGGCGGTAAAGAAACCGTTGAATTGCACTACGATGCCTATGAGGAAATGGCTAAGCAGGAAATGACGAAGCTTGAGAGACAAGCCCGCGATCGCTGGCCTTTAGTTCATTGTGCCATCGTCCATCGACTGGGGTTGGTTCCCTTGGCCCAGGCCAGTGTTGCCATCGCCGTCAGCAGCGCGCACCGAGGCGACGCCTTTGAGGCAGGCAAGTGGCTGATTGACACACTCAAAGAACAGGTCCCCATTTGGAAGCAAGAACACTGGGCAGATGGAACCCAAGAGTGGGTTCACCCGACCCTTATTCAACAAACTCAAGCCCAACAAACTCAAGCTTCGTCACCTAATGCCGAAGGCGAAGCATGA
- the moaD gene encoding molybdopterin converting factor subunit 1 produces the protein MEVSVLLFAQARELVGETQTSVTLEEPNTVSALREALIAQHPALSPLIPHAMFAVNAQYAQDTQTIDEKCTIALIPPVSGG, from the coding sequence ATGGAAGTCTCGGTCTTACTTTTTGCTCAAGCACGAGAGTTGGTGGGCGAGACGCAAACCTCGGTCACTCTCGAAGAGCCCAACACGGTTAGCGCCCTACGCGAGGCGCTGATTGCTCAGCACCCTGCCCTTTCGCCGCTGATTCCCCACGCCATGTTCGCAGTCAATGCGCAGTACGCTCAGGATACGCAGACTATCGACGAAAAGTGTACGATTGCCTTAATTCCGCCGGTTAGTGGCGGTTGA
- a CDS encoding anaerobic glycerol-3-phosphate dehydrogenase subunit C yields the protein MPLDADRLRIEQDLRGQIEGEVRCDDLFVQLYASDASIYEVRPLGVVRPRSLKDIVATVKYAAANEISLHARGSGSGLAGESLGQGLILDFSRFYKRYQAETENTIRIHSGLVLDQLNEHLARKGHVLGPDPANHQVTTVGGMAGVDAAGSRWRQFGSMRDRLLEVEAVLADGQVIQLARRTNSDELATRESNPAAFLAAGVKRIVADYAAEIEEYQKKNQSLVNRSGYRLTDLVFDDGVDLLNLLAGSEGTLALFTKLTLRTSPLPKHVGSVLFFFNSMDRTAEAAAALSELEPLACDLMDRRHLSLARQEDPRYELLIPAAAEAVLLVEQTAETRDALRESLSKVKDYLIREKRLAENAYVAEDSHDHEMLRQLASRYVPTLYRLKGATRPIPFVEDIAVPPLAVPNYFRQIQKALNEHHVTASLFGHVGHGQLHIRPFLDLSNKEDVAKMQPLAEQLYEEAWAVGGTISGEHGDGLSRTPYLGNQYGPLMNAFRDIKQLFDPDGILNPGKKVFPSTNSITANLRRVSYPLLERLRTGSESAEAVSAQQPDKPEVGESADAAPPRIELQLDWQPEEMTRAARMCNGCAACRTQEESTRMCPIFHVSTREEASPRAKANLARGVLTGTLPPETVLEDACKEVADLCIHCHMCRKECPAEVDIPKLMVEAKASHVATNGLRFDDWAMIRIDRLCRLASRIPSIANWALSNRITRWMLDKTLGIAQGRKLPYLQRGSFLQAAASRKLHRPQRTTGEKVLLFVDTYANYCDTELANALVAVLEHNGISVFVPKNQRESAMPMISQGVLAPARQIAEDNVALLSEAVRQGYKIISPEPSAVLAIIQEYPQILGADSDAAMLAEHTFEACHYLWKLHQRGKLQLNFQPTDLTVGYHMPCHVKALDVGHPAANLLELIPGVRVRPLEKGCSGMAGLYGVKRKNYRRSLRMGLPLITELRHGEYQAGVTECSTCRLQMEQGAPIPTVHPVKVLALAYNLMPELQDLLSRPDERLRVR from the coding sequence ATGCCCCTCGACGCCGACCGCCTTCGTATCGAGCAGGACCTCCGAGGTCAGATCGAAGGCGAAGTTCGATGCGACGACCTATTCGTTCAGCTCTACGCAAGCGACGCGAGTATCTACGAAGTCCGGCCGCTCGGCGTCGTTCGACCTCGCTCACTGAAAGACATCGTTGCGACCGTAAAGTACGCAGCAGCGAATGAGATTTCACTCCACGCACGAGGCAGCGGCTCAGGCTTAGCAGGTGAATCGCTTGGACAGGGACTGATCCTCGACTTTTCGCGTTTTTACAAACGCTATCAGGCGGAAACTGAGAACACGATCCGCATCCACTCCGGTTTGGTCCTCGACCAACTGAACGAGCACCTCGCCCGTAAGGGTCACGTCCTCGGACCCGATCCGGCGAATCATCAAGTGACAACCGTCGGTGGGATGGCCGGCGTTGATGCCGCGGGGAGTCGTTGGCGACAATTTGGATCGATGCGTGACCGTTTGCTCGAAGTCGAAGCGGTACTCGCCGACGGACAAGTCATCCAGCTCGCACGCCGCACAAACTCCGACGAGCTCGCCACGCGTGAAAGCAATCCTGCGGCGTTCCTCGCGGCAGGTGTTAAACGCATCGTGGCAGACTATGCCGCGGAGATTGAAGAATATCAAAAGAAGAACCAATCGTTAGTCAATCGCAGCGGATATCGGCTAACCGACCTTGTGTTCGACGATGGCGTCGACCTACTCAACCTGCTGGCGGGCAGCGAAGGGACTCTCGCCCTGTTCACCAAGCTGACCCTGCGAACCTCACCCCTGCCGAAACACGTCGGAAGTGTCCTCTTCTTTTTCAATTCGATGGACCGCACTGCCGAAGCAGCAGCGGCACTTTCCGAACTGGAACCCTTAGCGTGTGATCTCATGGATCGCCGCCACTTAAGTCTCGCAAGACAGGAAGACCCACGCTACGAGCTGCTCATTCCCGCCGCGGCAGAGGCGGTTCTGCTAGTCGAACAGACCGCCGAGACGCGTGATGCGCTCCGTGAGTCGCTATCAAAGGTCAAAGACTACCTGATCCGAGAAAAACGCCTCGCCGAAAATGCGTACGTCGCTGAGGATTCCCACGACCACGAAATGCTCCGGCAACTGGCAAGCCGCTACGTGCCGACCCTTTATCGATTGAAAGGAGCCACTCGCCCCATTCCTTTTGTCGAAGATATCGCGGTCCCGCCGCTCGCTGTGCCCAACTACTTTCGACAGATTCAAAAGGCACTAAACGAGCATCATGTAACTGCCTCCTTATTCGGTCACGTCGGGCATGGGCAACTTCATATTCGCCCTTTCCTGGATCTTTCCAACAAGGAAGACGTTGCCAAAATGCAGCCGTTGGCGGAGCAACTCTACGAAGAAGCATGGGCAGTCGGGGGCACCATTAGCGGTGAACATGGCGATGGCCTCAGCCGCACGCCCTATCTGGGCAATCAGTACGGTCCACTGATGAATGCCTTCCGCGACATCAAACAGCTATTCGATCCTGACGGGATCCTCAACCCAGGGAAGAAGGTCTTTCCGAGCACCAACTCGATCACCGCAAATTTGCGTCGCGTTTCTTATCCTCTTCTAGAACGACTGAGAACGGGAAGCGAATCTGCGGAAGCGGTCTCAGCTCAGCAACCTGACAAACCCGAAGTAGGCGAATCAGCAGATGCCGCTCCGCCGAGAATCGAATTGCAACTCGACTGGCAACCCGAGGAAATGACACGGGCCGCGCGAATGTGTAACGGCTGCGCGGCGTGCCGCACGCAAGAAGAATCGACGCGCATGTGCCCCATCTTTCACGTTTCGACGCGTGAAGAGGCCTCGCCACGAGCCAAAGCGAACCTCGCACGAGGAGTTCTCACCGGAACGCTTCCCCCTGAGACCGTCCTCGAAGACGCCTGCAAAGAAGTAGCTGATCTCTGCATACACTGTCACATGTGCCGCAAGGAATGTCCGGCGGAAGTCGACATTCCGAAACTTATGGTGGAAGCCAAGGCCTCCCACGTAGCAACCAACGGGCTCCGATTCGATGATTGGGCGATGATTCGCATCGATCGACTTTGTCGCCTGGCGTCGCGTATTCCTAGTATCGCAAATTGGGCACTTAGTAACCGCATCACGCGTTGGATGTTGGACAAAACGCTCGGAATCGCCCAGGGTCGCAAGCTGCCCTACCTCCAGCGTGGTTCCTTCCTGCAAGCCGCAGCGAGCCGAAAACTACACCGCCCGCAACGCACCACCGGAGAGAAGGTCCTGCTGTTTGTGGACACGTACGCGAACTACTGCGATACGGAACTCGCTAATGCCTTGGTTGCGGTCCTGGAGCATAACGGCATTTCCGTCTTCGTCCCCAAGAATCAACGCGAGTCGGCGATGCCGATGATTTCGCAGGGGGTCCTCGCGCCGGCACGACAAATCGCTGAGGATAACGTCGCCTTACTTTCCGAAGCGGTTCGTCAAGGCTACAAAATCATCTCGCCCGAACCCTCGGCGGTATTGGCGATAATCCAGGAGTATCCACAGATTCTTGGCGCCGACAGTGACGCCGCCATGCTGGCTGAGCATACTTTCGAAGCCTGCCACTATCTGTGGAAACTGCATCAACGGGGGAAGCTGCAACTCAACTTCCAGCCGACGGACCTTACCGTCGGCTACCACATGCCGTGCCACGTGAAGGCACTCGACGTAGGTCATCCCGCTGCCAATCTGCTGGAGCTCATTCCGGGCGTGCGAGTTCGCCCGCTTGAGAAGGGGTGCAGCGGTATGGCAGGCCTCTACGGTGTGAAGCGTAAGAACTACCGTCGCAGCCTACGCATGGGTTTGCCCCTAATCACCGAATTGCGGCATGGCGAATACCAGGCGGGAGTCACCGAGTGCAGCACTTGTCGTTTGCAGATGGAACAAGGCGCTCCAATCCCGACGGTCCATCCGGTGAAGGTCCTCGCACTGGCCTACAATCTTATGCCTGAACTCCAAGATCTGCTCAGTAGGCCCGACGAACGGTTGCGAGTAAGATAA
- the folE gene encoding GTP cyclohydrolase I FolE — MSDKNLTVDQGSLAGELDEPSKPAHPNVDLPRIEAAVREILAAVGEDPDREGLLETPARVARMYAELFSGLHTDPKVHLQKFFTEKYDEMVLVKDISFNSMCEHHMLPFIGKAHIGYVPNGRVVGLSKLARVVEEVSHRPQVQERMTEEIADLLVSELDVKGVAVVIEAAHSCMSIRGVRKPNSLCVTSAMKGLFRSNLSSRSEVMTLIYGGNH, encoded by the coding sequence ATGTCTGACAAGAATCTCACCGTAGACCAGGGCAGCCTCGCAGGCGAACTCGATGAGCCTTCCAAGCCTGCCCACCCAAACGTTGACCTCCCCAGAATTGAAGCGGCTGTTCGTGAAATCTTGGCCGCTGTCGGTGAAGATCCAGATCGAGAAGGTCTCTTGGAGACACCAGCTCGCGTAGCCCGCATGTATGCCGAGTTATTTAGCGGCCTCCATACGGACCCGAAGGTCCATCTCCAAAAGTTCTTTACCGAGAAATACGACGAAATGGTTCTCGTGAAAGACATTTCGTTCAACAGCATGTGCGAACACCACATGCTGCCTTTCATCGGCAAGGCACATATCGGCTACGTCCCCAATGGCAGAGTCGTCGGGCTGAGCAAGCTGGCACGCGTCGTGGAAGAAGTCTCCCATCGCCCCCAAGTCCAAGAACGTATGACTGAGGAGATTGCAGATCTTCTCGTGAGTGAGCTTGACGTCAAGGGCGTGGCAGTGGTGATTGAAGCCGCTCACTCCTGTATGTCGATTCGTGGGGTGCGTAAGCCGAACAGCCTTTGCGTAACGTCGGCGATGAAGGGACTCTTCCGCTCCAACCTCTCCAGCCGCAGCGAAGTGATGACGCTCATCTACGGCGGGAATCACTAG
- a CDS encoding LON peptidase substrate-binding domain-containing protein — protein sequence MLPWNGEDLCFDESRFSGKVRLFPLPDLVMFPHVVQPLHIFEQRYREMLREALDSDGLIAMSIPVPSSSPLIDEDRPDLEPYACLGKVVTHQRLEDGRYNLMLLGVRRVRLIEELPQERTFREAKVELLDDFESDISSASRDALQSQLTESFRTALPSGSLPSDAVSELLSSDIPLGVLTDLVSFALPFSGEIKRQLLGESNVDARANLLLQALGVKPSADSASEPLQAAAIKAAMGFPPPFSSN from the coding sequence ATGCTTCCTTGGAACGGAGAGGACCTCTGCTTTGACGAGTCACGCTTCAGTGGCAAAGTGCGTCTGTTTCCGCTGCCCGACTTAGTGATGTTCCCACATGTCGTTCAGCCGCTACATATTTTCGAGCAGCGCTATCGCGAGATGCTACGAGAGGCACTTGACAGCGACGGCCTCATCGCGATGAGCATTCCGGTTCCTAGCTCATCGCCTTTGATCGATGAGGATCGTCCCGACCTAGAGCCATACGCATGCCTGGGAAAAGTGGTCACTCATCAACGGCTCGAGGATGGTCGCTACAACCTGATGCTGCTTGGCGTTCGTCGTGTGCGCCTTATTGAGGAGCTACCTCAAGAGCGAACTTTTCGTGAAGCGAAAGTTGAGCTTCTCGACGATTTCGAATCGGACATCAGCTCAGCTAGTCGTGATGCGTTGCAAAGTCAACTCACCGAATCATTTCGCACAGCCCTACCGTCAGGCTCACTTCCCAGCGATGCTGTTAGCGAACTCCTCTCCTCCGACATCCCGCTCGGGGTGCTCACAGACCTTGTGAGCTTCGCACTTCCCTTCTCAGGTGAGATTAAGCGGCAACTACTGGGCGAAAGCAATGTGGATGCTCGGGCGAATCTATTGCTCCAGGCTCTTGGGGTGAAGCCTTCTGCTGATTCTGCGAGTGAACCGCTTCAAGCCGCAGCGATTAAGGCTGCAATGGGCTTCCCGCCGCCGTTCAGCAGCAACTGA